CTTTTTATGCCAATAACGGATGCTACGGTAGATATGAGTCTCGTTACTGGCTGCCAGGATTTGTTCACAACTCATATGATCGGCAAAACGACAAATCGCCTCAATCAACAGGCGTTTAGGGAATAGTCCATAACATTCTTTAGTCGCATGGCGGATAATCTCCAGAGAATTATCCCCTTTAGTTGGCCCTTGTAGTGCACCAATAAAGAGTGTCTGTTTGCCATCAATCGTTAATAAAGTGAAAGCGCATTTGGCCAGAGTGACATTCTCCGCGGTAGTCATATATAGGGAGAGTTCACCTTCTTTATTCAGGTTGTCCAGTGCATCAACATATATCAGAAATGTTTCATTTTTCCCTTGAATGGTTGCCAGTAAATAAGCATTAACATCAAAAATCCGACTAATAATAGTAGACTCTAACTGTTTGAATAGTATTTGATAATGATCATTCAGGGCGCCGACAATCTGGTTGCGCTTAAAATTAATGCTTAAGTATGGGCGATGCAATTTGCAAGGCCAACTGGGTTGTTTTTTCAGAATATCCAAATAATTTGGCGTCTTGGTGATACCATTCAAAAGTTTTAATGTAGAGACAGGAGTCATAAGACTGCGTAGGGCAAATTTAGCGCGGTAGCTGGAGGAATGCCAATATATCCCAGGCATAGTACGTTTTCCGATAAGACTAGCAAACAGCGTTATTCCTGAAGACGAAGGGTGTTGTAAATTACTCATTAATACTCAAACTCGACAAAAATAAAAAATATTTATACCCACTGGATTTCAAGTTGTAGCACGGTGGCAAGAGAACAAGTCCCCAAGAATATAGCGAACTCTGTGTTTAGAACACTACGTGACTAAGGGGAGTGGACGTAGCCGACAAAGCTGTAACTTGAAAGGTGATGGGAATAGACAAACTGCATTATATCATTGATCTATCAAATTCTACTCAAATGTTTACAAAACATGCCATTACTTTAAATTTATTTATTTTTATAGTAAAGAGTATTATTTGATACATTATTCCTTAAATTATATTTTTATTTTATTTATTTATCTTATTTATATATTATTTTTTAACATTCTGATTTTTTCAAACCAGTTTCATATGTAATAGAGGAAATGGATTCCCTTGGCCGTCAAGCTCTGAACGAGAAAATACCTGAAATCCCATATATTGGTAGAAGCCGACGCCTTGTTTATTTTGCTCGTTTACATCCAATTCGTTAATCTGTAATTCGTTGATAGCAAATTGCAGTAACATCTTACCGACCCCTGTTCCCCGCACTTGTGGTTCAATAAACAACATTTCGACTCGATGTTGATCGGTACTAATAAATCCGACGATATTATCTTTTTCATCTATCGCCTTATAAACAGCGAGACTGGGCAAATAATCGTTAAGGATTTGTGGGCGTAAAACCTCAATCATGGCCTTGGGCAAGAAATCATGAGTAGCAAGTACAGAGGCTTCCCAAATCTGAATTAGTGTCAAAAAATCAGCTTTGGTGGCTTGTTGTATTTTCATTTCATATCCCTAAATTTTTCTGCTGTTTTTGGTTTCAGGTTGAATGTTTTTTCGGCTAGCTTATTTTTTCACTAGCTTGCTAATACACGATCTTTGCGGCGCAAGCTCGCCAGCAGCATATAAATCGCAGTAGCCAATAACACAATGAAAAAGAAACTCATCAACCCATTGTGCTGAGCTTTAAAGTAGTGCTGTAGCATGAAATGGCTTGCGCTCAGTGGCCCAATGGCGGAACCGATACTGTAACTTAACAACATGACCTGGCTTGCCGCTACAATATAGGACGCATCCAGCTTGTCACAAGCAAGGGTGATCGCAATGGGATACAGCGCAAAAGACGACATTCCCAAAAGAGCCAATGCTACTATCATGGCAATGTAATGTTCAAAGAGATAGGTTATTCCTACAGCAAATACCCCCAGTAATGAGACCATTGCCAATAGAAAAGTTTTGCTCATGATGACGGACAGCTTGCTGATAATCGGTTGTATGACCATTCCGCCCAAAATAATGGCTGCCATCAATACACCGACTTGATCAGTACTGAAATGACTTTGGCTTAGTGATAGAGGCATTAAACCATAGATAGTGCCCATAACGATACCAGATGTCATGCAGCCAACGATCGCGGGTTTACTGAATCTATTGATTTTTCTCAACGATACACTTTGGTGTTGGAGTGTCGGAGGCTGACCATGACGCACGAATAATGGAGGCAAAATCGCGACAAACAGCAGTGCCGAAATCACCATAAAAGGGAGCGTTCCCTGAGTGCCGACAGACCCAATCAATAATTGCCCTACCGTTGTCCCCCCGTAAAGGGAAGTCATATAAAAGCTCAGTCGTTTGGCACGCTCTTTGGGATTATCGCCGATCAATAACCAAGATTCGACCACGACAAAGACACCGGCAACGGCCACGCCTGCAACGCACCGCACAAATAACCAAATTTCTTTATTTGGAAAAAAAGGTAATACAATGACAGTCGCTGATAAAAGCAACAAAAAAACAATAAAAGAAAGACGGTGACCTATTTTGGCAATAACAGGTTCAATCATCATTGAACCGATTAATAAACCGACATAATAAGCACTCGCTAACCAACTAGCATAAACCGTATCAATGTTGAAACTTGCCATCGACAGAGGAATTAAGCTCATTAGGTAACCAGAAGCAATTGCAAAAACAGTCAAGCCGGTGACAGGTACCAATGCACTGTCATTCTTGCGCAGCAGTTTCACTACTGTCGTCTCCACATAAAAAATCAGTCAGAAATGCGCTGCTTGTCATCAAATTTTTGCCGAATGGCGGTCACGGTATATGCCAAGGACTGGAATATATCTTGGTGATTTAAGCAGTATAGGTAAGTCACTCAATAACCTTGAGCGGTGCGGACTATAGCCCTTTCTTACAAAGAGATACAACGAGAAAAACTGATACTTATGAATGAAAAGATTTATGGAAAAAGGAAAGTTATGGTTGGAGCTGAAAGAAGTCTGGTGTATGTATTAGGGGGCATCAGCCCCTGTTTTTATTTTGGCTATTGGGGAGGGGTAAACGGTGTTCAGGTTTGTGATAAATTCAACCCGCATGTTGCATTAAACATCAATGTGCCCTAAAAATGGTTGAAAGCGTCCTGTGATCAACTATTTCAATCCGGTAAAATTCGGAGCAAAATAGAGCACGTCGT
The sequence above is drawn from the Xenorhabdus ishibashii genome and encodes:
- a CDS encoding VirK/YbjX family protein, which gives rise to MSNLQHPSSSGITLFASLIGKRTMPGIYWHSSSYRAKFALRSLMTPVSTLKLLNGITKTPNYLDILKKQPSWPCKLHRPYLSINFKRNQIVGALNDHYQILFKQLESTIISRIFDVNAYLLATIQGKNETFLIYVDALDNLNKEGELSLYMTTAENVTLAKCAFTLLTIDGKQTLFIGALQGPTKGDNSLEIIRHATKECYGLFPKRLLIEAICRFADHMSCEQILAASNETHIYRSIRYWHKKKNQMVADYNSFWESLSGIRKENNEFHLPSFIERKSLDEIPSKKRAEYRRRYQLLDELENNIKASLETD
- a CDS encoding MFS transporter, whose product is MKLLRKNDSALVPVTGLTVFAIASGYLMSLIPLSMASFNIDTVYASWLASAYYVGLLIGSMMIEPVIAKIGHRLSFIVFLLLLSATVIVLPFFPNKEIWLFVRCVAGVAVAGVFVVVESWLLIGDNPKERAKRLSFYMTSLYGGTTVGQLLIGSVGTQGTLPFMVISALLFVAILPPLFVRHGQPPTLQHQSVSLRKINRFSKPAIVGCMTSGIVMGTIYGLMPLSLSQSHFSTDQVGVLMAAIILGGMVIQPIISKLSVIMSKTFLLAMVSLLGVFAVGITYLFEHYIAMIVALALLGMSSFALYPIAITLACDKLDASYIVAASQVMLLSYSIGSAIGPLSASHFMLQHYFKAQHNGLMSFFFIVLLATAIYMLLASLRRKDRVLAS
- a CDS encoding acetyltransferase, coding for MKIQQATKADFLTLIQIWEASVLATHDFLPKAMIEVLRPQILNDYLPSLAVYKAIDEKDNIVGFISTDQHRVEMLFIEPQVRGTGVGKMLLQFAINELQINELDVNEQNKQGVGFYQYMGFQVFSRSELDGQGNPFPLLHMKLV